One segment of Streptomyces sp. NBC_00576 DNA contains the following:
- a CDS encoding ABC transporter substrate-binding protein: MQLSRRGLLRAGLAGTAATALGGLASGCAVPTGSTGRNMVLWYWSGGLSDTVVKNAKARFDSSVDLRAIQIGGQYRSKLITTITGQAHVPDIAGLKGEDMAAYLPNADQFIDLRTLGAEKYKSQYLPWKWDQGIADDGTMVGFPIDCGPVAHFYQYEVFRKAGLPYEPADVSKQLSTWEAFFDAGEQLKKRVPGSALLTDVNSVFDNVVNQGSKRFVDKDRHFIGDEQHVRDAWALAVEAKRRGIVSDLVNGTPDQLSAIQDGKLPSQLGASWASFDIKNGVPKTKGRWRIADMPVRPANNGGSFLSITKACREPEQAFKIITWILDAANQAQGYVDAGLFPSTPASYDLKQLREPDPFFGGQVTTDIFGPAAQKIVVAYNSPYDIALGTPIKDEIKNVGVLGKDPEKAWSDAMSKCRRIAKHLGVSY, from the coding sequence GTGCAGCTCTCACGAAGAGGCCTCCTGCGCGCGGGCCTGGCCGGTACGGCCGCCACCGCGCTCGGCGGCCTGGCGAGCGGCTGCGCCGTTCCGACCGGCTCCACCGGACGCAACATGGTCCTGTGGTACTGGAGCGGCGGTCTGAGCGACACCGTCGTCAAGAACGCCAAGGCCCGCTTCGACAGCTCGGTCGACCTCCGGGCCATCCAGATCGGCGGCCAGTACCGCTCCAAGCTCATCACCACGATCACCGGCCAGGCCCATGTCCCCGACATCGCGGGACTCAAGGGCGAGGACATGGCCGCCTACCTGCCGAACGCGGACCAGTTCATCGATCTGCGGACGCTGGGCGCGGAGAAGTACAAGAGCCAGTACCTGCCCTGGAAATGGGACCAGGGCATAGCCGACGACGGCACGATGGTCGGCTTCCCGATCGACTGCGGGCCGGTCGCGCACTTCTACCAGTACGAGGTGTTCCGCAAGGCGGGCCTGCCGTACGAGCCCGCCGACGTGTCGAAGCAGCTCTCCACCTGGGAGGCGTTCTTCGACGCGGGCGAGCAGCTCAAGAAGCGCGTTCCGGGCAGCGCGCTGCTCACGGACGTCAACTCCGTCTTCGACAACGTCGTCAACCAGGGCAGCAAGCGGTTCGTCGACAAGGACCGCCACTTCATCGGTGACGAGCAGCATGTGCGCGACGCCTGGGCGCTCGCCGTCGAGGCCAAGCGGCGCGGGATCGTGTCGGACCTGGTGAACGGCACCCCGGACCAGTTGTCGGCCATCCAGGACGGCAAGCTGCCGAGCCAACTGGGCGCCTCCTGGGCCAGCTTCGACATCAAGAACGGTGTGCCGAAGACCAAGGGCAGGTGGCGGATCGCCGACATGCCGGTGCGGCCCGCCAACAACGGCGGCTCGTTCCTGTCGATCACCAAGGCGTGCCGGGAGCCCGAGCAGGCGTTCAAGATCATCACCTGGATCCTCGACGCGGCCAACCAGGCCCAGGGATACGTCGACGCCGGTCTCTTCCCCTCCACACCCGCCTCCTACGACCTGAAGCAGCTGCGGGAGCCCGACCCCTTCTTCGGCGGCCAGGTCACCACGGACATCTTCGGGCCCGCCGCGCAGAAGATCGTGGTCGCCTACAACAGCCCGTACGACATCGCGCTCGGGACCCCCATCAAGGACGAGATCAAGAACGTCGGAGTCCTCGGCAAGGACCCGGAGAAGGCCTGGAGTGACGCCATGAGCAAGTGCCGCCGGATCGCGAAGCACCTGGGGGTGAGCTACTGA
- a CDS encoding carbohydrate ABC transporter permease, which yields MAVIERTPPVVTQPSPVGPKKGFRKYWHLYAAISPFYLIFLGFGLFPVGFSLYLSFHRWDGLGSMEWAGLSQYQYLLSDSDFWNSIGNTIIIWALATFPMIILAMVLAVMLNSAVRFKSWYRVAYFLPNVTSVVAIAIVFGSIFSTNNGVVNAVLHSVGIDQVAWLNTPWGIKVTIAALMTWQWTGYNAIIFLAGLQTIPGELYEAARMDGAGPIQTFFRITLPLLRPTLLFVLVVSTVTGLQSFSEPQVLLQTSSNDSTFAGGPGHSGQTMVLYFFQQTFDNNDFGYGAAVAWGIFLVVVLFSIINWRLVQRRGD from the coding sequence ATGGCAGTCATCGAGCGAACGCCGCCCGTCGTGACCCAGCCTTCCCCGGTCGGGCCGAAGAAGGGTTTCCGCAAGTACTGGCACCTCTACGCCGCGATCTCCCCCTTCTACCTGATCTTCCTCGGCTTCGGCCTGTTCCCGGTCGGCTTCTCGCTCTATCTGTCCTTCCACCGCTGGGACGGCCTCGGCTCGATGGAGTGGGCCGGGCTCTCGCAGTACCAGTACCTGCTGAGCGACAGCGACTTCTGGAACTCGATCGGCAACACGATCATCATCTGGGCGCTGGCCACCTTCCCCATGATCATCCTGGCGATGGTCCTGGCCGTGATGCTCAACTCCGCGGTCCGGTTCAAGAGCTGGTACCGCGTCGCGTACTTCCTGCCGAACGTCACCTCGGTCGTCGCGATCGCGATCGTCTTCGGCTCGATCTTCTCCACCAACAACGGCGTGGTGAACGCCGTCCTGCATTCGGTGGGGATCGACCAGGTGGCCTGGCTGAACACTCCATGGGGTATCAAGGTCACCATCGCGGCGCTGATGACCTGGCAGTGGACCGGCTACAACGCGATCATCTTCCTCGCCGGGCTCCAGACCATCCCGGGCGAGCTGTACGAGGCGGCGCGCATGGACGGCGCCGGCCCGATCCAGACCTTCTTCCGGATCACGCTGCCGCTGCTGCGGCCCACGCTGCTGTTCGTGCTCGTCGTCTCGACGGTCACGGGCCTGCAGAGCTTCTCCGAACCACAGGTCCTGCTGCAGACCTCGTCCAACGACTCGACGTTCGCGGGCGGGCCCGGCCACTCGGGCCAGACGATGGTCCTCTACTTCTTCCAGCAGACCTTCGACAACAACGACTTCGGGTACGGAGCCGCGGTGGCGTGGGGCATCTTCCTCGTCGTCGTCCTCTTCTCGATCATCAACTGGCGCCTCGTGCAGCGCCGGGGCGACTAG
- a CDS encoding carbohydrate ABC transporter permease — protein MASIKGSRRRGLSLHLPLIIGTLVSAFPFYWAVIMSTHSSTEIFSYPPKLLPGTHFLENVRNLFDAIDFFGSMWNSLLVATAVTFLVLLFDSLAAFVFAKFEFPGKGVLFGLLMVIFMVPAQLSVIPQFVVMAKIGWIGSMTALIVPAAANAFGIFWMRQYMKTAIHDELLDASKLDGANFLRQFWHVALPVVRPGLAFLGIFTFMGQWNDFAWPLISLTNPDNVTLQVALSQLNGTHGTTDYGIVMTGALLALIPLLIVFAIGAKQIIGDLAKGAVRG, from the coding sequence ATGGCATCCATAAAGGGGTCCCGCCGCAGAGGACTCTCGCTGCACCTACCGCTGATCATCGGCACGCTGGTCTCGGCCTTCCCGTTCTACTGGGCCGTGATCATGTCGACGCACAGCTCGACAGAGATTTTCTCGTACCCGCCGAAGCTGTTGCCGGGCACGCACTTCCTGGAGAACGTCCGCAACCTCTTCGACGCCATCGACTTCTTCGGGTCGATGTGGAACTCGCTGCTGGTCGCGACGGCGGTGACCTTCCTGGTCCTGCTCTTCGACTCGCTCGCGGCGTTCGTCTTCGCCAAGTTCGAGTTCCCCGGCAAGGGTGTGCTGTTCGGGCTGCTCATGGTCATCTTCATGGTCCCGGCACAGCTGTCGGTCATCCCGCAGTTCGTCGTCATGGCGAAGATCGGCTGGATCGGCTCGATGACCGCGCTGATCGTGCCGGCCGCGGCCAACGCCTTCGGTATCTTCTGGATGCGCCAGTACATGAAGACCGCCATCCACGACGAGTTGCTCGACGCCTCCAAGCTCGACGGCGCGAACTTCCTGCGCCAGTTCTGGCACGTGGCACTGCCGGTGGTCCGCCCCGGTCTCGCCTTCCTCGGCATCTTCACCTTCATGGGCCAGTGGAACGACTTCGCCTGGCCCCTGATCTCCCTCACCAATCCCGACAACGTGACCCTCCAGGTCGCGCTGTCCCAGCTCAACGGCACCCACGGCACCACCGACTACGGCATCGTGATGACCGGCGCGCTGCTCGCCCTCATCCCCCTGCTGATCGTGTTCGCGATCGGCGCCAAGCAGATCATCGGCGACCTCGCGAAGGGAGCGGTCCGCGGATGA